A stretch of DNA from Halorubrum sp. BOL3-1:
CGACCTTCGAGAGCGACGTCGGCCGCGAGGGGTACGCCGACGCGGTGCGGCGCGTGAAGGGGCACGTCCGGGAGGGCGACACGTTCCAGGCGAACGTCTCCCAGCGCCTGACCGCGCCGGCGGCGGTCCACCCGGTCGACGCGTACGACGCGCTCCGGGAAGTGAACCCCGCGCCGTACTCCGGGCTGATCGAGTTCGGCGGGACCGGAGACGCCGGGACCGACCGCACGAGCGGCGTCGACCTCGTGAGCGCGAGTCCCGAGCTCCTCCTCCGGCGAGCGCCGACCGACGACCCCGACCGCGGCGCGCACCTCGTCACGGAGCCCATCGCGGGGACGCGCCCGCGGGGAGACGGCGACGAGGCGGACGCGGCGCTGGAGGCCGAGCTGACCGGCGACGAGAAGGAGCGCGCCGAACACGCGATGTTGGTCGACCTCGAACGCAACGACCTCGGCAAGGTGTCGCGGTTCGGCACGGTCGACGTCGCGGAGTACCGCCGCGTCGACCGCTACAGCGAGGTAATGCACCTCGTGAGCCTGATCGAGGGGGAGGCCCGGCCGGACGTGGGGTTCGCGGACGCGGTCGCGGCCTGCTTCCCCGGCGGGACGATTACGGGCGCGCCGAAGCCGAAGACGATGGCGATCATCGACGAGTTGGAGCCGACGCGCCGCGGCCCGTACACCGGCTCGATGCTCGCGGCCGGGTTCGACGGGCGCGCGACGCTTTCCATCGTCATCCGCACGCTCGTCTGCCACGCCGCCGAGTACCACCTCCGGGTCGGCGCCGGGATCGTCCACGACTCCGACCCGGGCGCCGAGTACGCGGAGACGCTCGCGAAGGCGCGAGCCCTGGTGAGCGCGCTCGACGAGGCGCTCGCCGCCGGCGAGATGGCGGTCGACGAGACGGTCGAGGGAGGCGTCGACGAGACGGTCGGAGAGGCGGACGAGGCGACCGGGGAGGCGGACGAGGCGACCGGGGAGGCGGTCGAGCGATGACGGACGCCGACGCCACCGACGCGACGGCGGGCTGGCGCGAGGGCGCCGGCGAGGCCGACGCGCGGGTCCTCGTCGTCGACAACTACGACTCGTTCGCGTACAACCTCGTCCAGTACGTCGGCGAGGTCGCGGGCGCGGTGGCGGTCCGGCGCAACGACGCGGTCGACCTCGCCGGGATCCGCGCGCTCGACCCCGACGGCGTCGTCGTCTCGCCCGGACCCGGGACACCGGCAGACGCGGGCGTCTCGATCGCCGTCTTCGAACTCGACCGCCCCGTGTTCGGCGTCTGTCTCGGTCACCAGGCGCTGTGCGCGAACCGGGGGAGCCGCGTCGGCCACGCGCCCGAGGTCGTCCACGGGAAGCCCTCGACTATCACCCACGACGGCGCGGGCGTGTTCGCTGGGCTTCCCGACCGGCTCCGCGTCGGTCGGTACCACTCGCTGTGCGTCGAGCGCGAGGACCTCCCGAACGAGGTCGTCGAGACCGCCCACACGGAGGACGAGCGCGAGGTCGTAATGGGCGTTCGACACCGCGAGAAGCCGCACGTCGGCGTCCAGTTCCATCCGGAGAGCATCCTCACCCCCCGCGGGAAGCGGATGGTGCGGAACTTCGTGGCGGGGTGTGAGCGATGAGCGACGCCGACCGCGGGGGGGACGGCGAGCGCCTGTACCACGTCGACGGCGACCTCGTCCCCGCCTCGGCGGCGACCGTCTCGGTCGAGGACCGCGGGTTCGCCTACGGCGACGCCGCGTTCGAGACGATGCGCGCGTACGGCGGCGACCCCTTCCGGTGGGAGGCCCACGCCGACCGGCTCGCGGACACCTGCGAGACGCTCCGGCTGGACCACGGGCTCGCGGACGCGGACCTGAAACGCCGGGTCGACGAGACGCTCGCCGCAAACGACCTCGCGGACGCGTACGTGAAGCTCTCGATCACCCGGGGGGCCCAGCCCGGCACGCTCGACCCCGCGCCCGAGGTCGACCCGACCGTCGTCGTGATCGCGAAGCCGCTCCCGCGGGGCGGCGTGGGCAGCGACCCCGTCCACGACGGGCCGGCCGCGCTTCAGACGACGAAGACGCGCAAGCCCGCCGACCGCACGCTCCCCGCCGCCGCGAAGACGCACAACTACCTCAACGGGATTCTGGCTCGGCTCGAACTGCGCGTTACCGACGCCGACGAGGCGCTGATGCTCGACCACGACGGCCACGTCGCGGAGGGGGCGACGTCGAACCTCTTTTTCGCGGACGGCGCGGCGCTTCGGACCCCCTCGCTCGACGGCCCGATCCTCCCCGGGATCACGAGGGCGGCCGTGATCGATATCGCGAAAGACGAGGGGATCCCCGTCGAGGAGGGGACTTACGCGCCGGACGCGGTGCGTTCGGCCGACGAGGTCTTCCTCACGAACTCGACGTGGGGGGTCCGACCCGTGGCGACCGTCGACGGCATCGCGGTCGACGGCGACGGCGAGGAGGCCGCCGGTCCGGTCACGACCCTGATCTCCCGGCTCTACGACCGTCGTATCGAGGAGACACACTACGACGGCGAGCGGCTGTGAGGACGTGAGCCGCTCGACGGAACGGCCGACGACCGATTGCGGTGGCGCGCCTGCGAGCGGCCGCCCTCGGCGGCCGCGAGCCGGCCCGCGAGGTCGCCGGCGCTACGCGCCGGCTGCCAGAGAATCTCCGATTCCCGCTGCCGCGAGGCGGTCTTGATCGTGACGAGAATCGCCGCGTACGGCCGAGTGACTGAGGCTTCGGCCGTCTCGGTCGTCGTACCGGAAGCGACTGCCTCGTAGCGAACCGCTGAGGCTTCGGTGGCAGTCGCTATCCGGTCACGACCGACGAGCCGTACGGAAACCCCGAAACGCAAAAAACGGGTGTTATCCCCACTCCTCGCGCGGAATACAGTCCGACTCCCGGACCGTGACCCAGCGGGTGGTCCGCTCGTCGGGATCGACGTCCCGCTCGAAGAACGTCACCTCGCCGGCGCCGTCGCCGTCGTCGGTCCGTTTACAGACGAGTTCCGGCGACTCGTCGCGAACACGTACGGATGACGTGGACGTGGACATACGTCGCTATTCTCGCCCCGTCTCATAATAACTGTTGGTTTCGGGCGCGAAAAAAGAAACACTACGAAAGTAGTCAACGACCCGTCAGCGCCTGACCGGCACGCCGCGCTCGTCGAGGGACGCCTTCGTCTCCTCGATGGAGTAGTCACCGAAGTGGAAGATGGAGGCCGCGAGCCCGGCGTCCGCGTTCGCCTCGGTGAACACCTCGTACATGTCCTCCGGGCCGCCGCAGCCGGAGGAGGCGATGAGGGGCGTCGAGACCGCCCCGCCCACCGCCTTCATCAGGGGAACGTCGTAGCCGTCCTTCGTCCCGTCCCTGTCGATGGAGTTGACGAACAGCTCGCCGGCGCCGCGCTCCTCGGCCTCCCGCGCCCACGAGACGGCGTCGGTCCCGGTACCCTCGCGACCGCCCTTCTTCGTACACTCGAACCACACCGTCTCGCCGTCGTCGTCCTCGTAGAAGTGGTCGCCGGCGTCGTCGTACCGGCGCCGCGCGTCGATGGAGATGACGATGCACTGGCTGCCGAACGCGGCCGCGCCCTCGTCGATGAGTTCGGGGCGCTCCAGAGCGCCGGTCGTGATGGACACCTTGTCCGCCCCTGCCCGCAGCGTCTCCTTGATGTCCGCCTTCGTCCGGATCCCGCCGCCGACCGTGAGCGGGATGAAACACTCGTCCGCGACCGCGTTGACCACGTCGAGCATCGTCTCGCGGCCCTCCGCGCTGGCGGTGATATCGAGGAAGACGAACTCGTCGGCCCCGGCGGCGTTGTACTTCTTCGCCAGCTCGACGGGGTCGCCCGTGTACTCTAAGTTCTCGAAGTTGACGCCGGTGTACACCGCGGCGTCGCCCTCGTCGTCGAGGTCGACGTCGATACAGGGGATGATTCGCTTCGTGAGTCCCATTCGTTGCCGGAGCGTTGGCCGCCGCCCGGGTTAAAAGGCGCGGGGCGCACTCTTCGGGGTTCGTAGACCCGACCCTACTCGGCGTCGTCGACCTCGGTTCGCTCGTCGCCATCTGCCGCGACGCGCTCACCGCCGCCCGCCGCGACGCGTTTCTCGCCGTCCGCCTCGTCCCGCCTGTCGTACTTCGCGACGGCGCGGTCCGCGCGCGTCGAAACGCCGTTCGGGTTCCGCGCGGGGCTTCGGTCTCGCCGCCGCGCGACGAGTCCGTCGGAGGTCCCGCCGGTGAGACCCAACAGCACGTCGCGCCCGGTCGCGGCCCACCGCGTCGGCGTCGACTCGCCGCGGACCACGTCCCCGGCCGCGTCGAGCGCGTCGGCCACGGCGTGCGATCCGGTCCGGAAGAGAGCGGTCGGCCTGACGCCGTAGTTCTTCGACAGCCGGTAGGCGAGCGCCCGGTACTTCCAACCCCACTCGTGCGCGCTCCGACCGCCGTCGGCGGTCGGGTTCGGGAACGCCTTCCGCGCGGCCAGATCCGGCCGCCACGCCACCTCGCGGTCCATGCGCGCGAGCCGGTGGGCGGCGTCGCGCGCGCCGCCGACTCGGAGGTACTCGTCGAAGCCGTCGAGGTCGCGCAGCGCGTCCCGCCGGAAGGCGACGTTACCGCCCTCGAAGTACGTGACGTCCCGTCCCGCGATCCGGCTGCGCTCCGGTTCGCTCGGGTCGTCGCTCTCCCCCGCGTCCCCGGGAATTTCCGAGCCGGCGCCCTCCGCGTCGTCCGAGACGGCGGCGTCGCCGGCGGCTGTCGTCTCGCTCGGTGGAATCGGTCTCACCGGTCCCGAGACAACGGGCGCCGCGTCGAGACCGGCCGCGACCGCGTCGCGCCAGCCGGTCTCGATCCGGTTGTCGTAGTCGACCAGCGCGACCGCGTCGCCCGTCGCGGCCCCGATACCGGCGTTGCGGGCGACGTTCACCGTCCGGTCGGATATCTCGACCAACACGTCCACGTCGTCGCGGTCGCGAACCATACCGGTCGTGCCGTCGGCCGAGGGACCGTTGACGACGATCACCTCGGCGTCGGAGGAGTCCGCCGCCAGCGCGTCGAGGCAGGCGGCCAATCGGTCCCGACCGTTGAGCGTCGGGACGACGACCGAGAGGTCCATACGACCGGTTATCGAACCGAGGAGGTAAAAAGGACTGCGTGTGTGGTCGGGCGGCTCCGCGGTCGCTCAGGTCGTCAGGAAGTACACCTGCTTGCGCGCGTCCTTGAAGCTGTAGCGCGAATCGACGAGGCCCTCCTCTTCGAGGCGGTTGAGCGCGTAGCGGACGGTGCGGTCCGGCAGCAGCGACTCCTCGGCGAGGCCGCCCTGCGAGAGGGGCGCGTCACTCTCTAACACCTTCGCGACGAGCTTGGCGCTCGGGGGCAGTTCGCGCAGGCGGTCGCGGTACTCGGACTCCGACAGGCGCTCTTGGTCAGCGGTCTCCGCGGGACTGGTACTCATGTTTCACACGAATCTCGTGAGTAGTGGTAAAGGTTGGCTACATATAGGGGAATCTGCCTGTGATAATATAATGTGTTAATATTACGTCTCGCCCGGCTATCATAGACGATCGATCAGTCAAGTCTTGTCGCGCGGTCGCGTACGGGCCGGCGTGATTCCCGAGTCCCACGTCGACATCCTCGAAGCCGAGTCGTACGCGCACTTCGCCACCGTCGACCCGGACGGGCTCCCCCACGTCACCCCGGTGTGGGTCGACCACGAGAACCGCGAGTACGTCCTCGTGAACACCGCTCGCGGACGACGTAAGGAGCGGAACGTCCGGAACGATCCGAAAGTCGGCGTCAGCGTGCTCGACCCCGACGACCCGTACCGATACGTCTCCGTCCGCGGCGAGGCCGAACTGACCGAGGACGGCGCGCGCGAACACATCGACGAACTCGCCCGCCGCTACTTCGGGGTCGACGAGTACCCGCACCACGACGAGGAGGAAGGCGCTCGGGTGATCGTTCGGATCCCCGCCGCGAACGTCGCCACAAGCGGGTAATCGCGGCGGCGGCGACGGGACCACTTCCCCGGCCCACGCGGGTCGACGACGGCAACACCGACCCGCTGCGATCGGGCGGATGCCGGACCGTATCCAGTACGGTTTTGTCGGTCCGGCGTCCATCACGGACAACGTGAAAGGACAGGACTGGTACCAAGCCGACGAGGTCGCCGAGGAGTACGACGACATCCGGTTCTCGGGCGGCGGACAGCTTATCGACCGTCGGGAGAAGGAGGCCGTCCTCTCCGCGCTCGGTCCGATGGACTCGGGCCACCGCGTGTTGGAGGTCGCCTGCGGCACCGGTCGGTTCACCGCGATGCTCGCCGACCAGGGCGCGGACGTCGTCGGACTCGACGTCTCCCGCGAAATGATCGAACAGGCCCGCGAGAAGGTCGCTGCCGCCGGCCACGCCGACGCCGTCGAGTTCCTCCGCGGCGACGCCTCGCGGCTCCCGTTCCCCGACGACCACTTCGACACGGTCGTCGCGATGCGATTTTTCCACCTGATGGACGACCCGGTCCCGTTCGCGAAGGAGCTCCGCCGGGTCAGCCGCGATCAGGTGTTCTTCGACACGTTCAACAGTCGCAGCCTGCGGACGCTGTACACTTGGCTGCTCCCGATGGGCTCGCGGCTCTACTCCGAGCGACAGGCCGCCGCCATGCTCGATGAGGCGGGACTCACGCTCGCGAACGAGGAACACGACTTCGTGCTGCCGTACGGGTTCTACCGCGAGCTCCCGAGCGCCCTCGCGAAGCCGTTCCGGACGCTCGACGAGGTCGCGGGCGACACGGTTCCCGGCGACTACGTCGCCTCGGTGTCGTACTGGAACGCCCGAGTGTCGGACGCGGAGTAGGCCGTCCCGGGGCGACCGGCGGGTCTCGCCGCTCTCAGACCGCCTCTTCGACGACCTCTCCGACCGCGAAGTTGGACTTCACTTCCGTCACTTCGATCTTCACGCGCTCGCCCACCTCGGTGTCGGGGACGATGATGACGTAGCCGCGCTCGACGCGGGCGATCCCGTCGCCCTGCTTGCCGAGGTCCTCGATCTCGACGTACCGCATCTCGCCCGGCTCGACCGGCGGCTGCGGTCCGTCGTCGCTCTGCGACGCGGAGTCGTCGGTCTCGTCGGCCGCCGCGTCGGCCGATCCGTCGCGCGCGACGAGCGCGACGCGGTACGTCTCGCCCGGCTCCAGCGGTCCGGTGTCGGTCTCTCGTTTCGGTACGTCGACGACGAACTCGCCGTCGTCGGTCTCGCGAACTTCCGCGCTGAACAGACAAAGGAGCTTCTCGGAGATTTCCATAGTAGACTCCATCGGACGCTGGGTGCGGGGCGATATAGTTGTACCGCCGACACAGTCAGGGGAGGCCCGTCGATCAGTCGCCGTCGACGGGCGTCCCGTCGGCCTCCTTCGGTCCCTCAGAGTCGAAGACGACGATGTCGCCGTCGACGCGGTCGCTCGCGCTCGGGTCGTAGCCGTCGCGGACGCCGATCGCCTCCTCCAGTTCGCGGACCGCGCGCTCCTTCAACGCGGCCGCCAGTTCCTCGGCGTCCTCGCGCGAGATGTCGCGTCCAAGGCCCTCGCACTCGTGGGCGCGGACGACGCCCGACTCGTCGACCGCCTCACCCATCGGCTGACTGGTCCCGTCGAGGGCGACGCTGAAGGGGTATGTCCGGCAGATGAGCGGCCGCGCGTCGTGGACGGTACAGGCCCCCCGTCCGTCGGACTCCTCGTAGAAGGTACAGTCGCCGCAGTCGTCGGTCGCGAGCGCCCACTCGAACGTCTCGCCCGCCGGCTCGCCGTCGCCGTCGGCGTCGAGTCCGAACGGCATCGGCCGAGCGACGTCACGCCAGTCGTACGACCCGTCGAACCGGTCCGCGGCGGCGTCAGCGACGCGACGGACCTCGTCGGGGAAGACGGTCGCGGTGTGCGGCTCGCGGTCGTCGGAGTCGCGGTCGTCGGAGTCGCGGTCCGGGGCGGCCTCCTCGGTCTCGTCGACTCCCTCTCCGGGCGGCGCGCCGCCAGGCTCGCCGGGGGCGTACCCCGTACAGCAGCCGCCACAGCGCGTACACTCGAAGCCGATCGACTCGATGGCGTCCGCGAGGTCCGCGACGTCGAGGTCGCGGGCCGCGGCGAGTTCGGATTCGAGCGACTGCATGCGAGTCGGTTGCGGCGCGGGGCGGTTAACCCCGTTCCTTCCGGGGCGGACACGCCGCGTTCGCGCCCGGGCCCTCTCGGGCGAAGGAGCGAAGTGCGCCCGTCGCCTACCGGTCGGGCGTGAAGGAGTACGAGCGAAAACAGCTCTTAGAGCGGGTCAACCGCGAGGCGTCGACCGTCGGCGTCGAGATCCCGGAGTCGATCGAGATCCAGGGCGAGGCGATCGACCTGCGCTCGTTCGTCTTCGAGATCAAGCGCCGCGACTCGGTCCCGCCCGGCGAGCGCGACCGCGTCGACCGCGCCAAGCGGAACCTCCGCCGCGAGCGACTCGACCGGCTCGAACCGATCGAGGAGAACGAGGTGAGCCGCGAGGAGGGCGAGCGGTTGGCGTCGTCGGTCATCGGTATCGACCGCGCCTTGGAGGCGTTAGAGGGGTTAGAAGCCCCCGATCCGGAGACGGAGGCGAAGCGGCAGGAGGCGGCCGACCGGAAGCGCTGGATGAACTTCCTGAAGAAGGCGCTCGGGCGCGACGACGCCGGCGGCGGGCGCACGGGACCCTGAGGGGTCACCGTCCCGAGCGTCGCCCCGCTCAGTTCCCGGTGAAGTCGATCCGCGAGTCGCCGGCGTCGTCGTCGCGGCTGGCGGGACCGATCCGGACGAATTCGTAGGCGTCGTCATCGAGGTACACCGCCCCGTCCGCGACCGCGACGGGGACCGATTCGAGGACCGCGCCCTCGCAGGGACCGAAGTTACAGTAGCCGCCGTCGGCCTCGAAGGTCGCGCCGTGCTTCTGACAGAACACCTCGCCGTCCCGGACGAACGCCCCGTCGTCCTTGTCGAGGCGCACGTCGGTCCAGTGCTGGCAGTGGTTGCGGAACGCGCGCACCTCGCCGGCGGCGCGGGTGAGGATCGCCTCGACCTCCGGGGTCCCGTCCTCGCTCTCGCCGGCGTCGCCTTCCCCCTCGTCGACCGACTCCGGGTCGACCGGGCGTAAGGTCGCGAGCAGCGTGCTCTCCTCGGGGACCTCCTCGACGCCGGCGATCCGGCGGGCCTCGTCCATACTGGTAGGTCGATTGCGCTCGGTTTGAACGCTGTGATCGCTCGGAGAGCGGACCGTTCGGTTCCACGGCCGGGATCACCGACGGCCCGGTCGTGCGCGGTCGAGGCGAACGCGACGGCGACGGCTACCGACGCCCCGGCCGCTCGTTACGACGCGACTACTGCCGAGGACGCGGCCGCCGACGCCCCAGCCGCTCGGCTGTACGTGAATGCTTTCGTCGAGAGCGACTCCGTGACCGAGACCACCGAAGCCCCAGCCGCGTCACCGGCGCTACGCGCCTCTGGCGGCCGGCGGCAGAGCCGCCGGCGACACCATCGCACAATGAGTAGTCGTCGAGGGTCGCTCAGTCGTCCGCGGGGGCGCGGTCGGTGAACCGGGGGATCTCGTCGTCGAGCAGCGCGACGGTCGCCAGCCGGATCGCGTGGGGCCACCCCAGGGGCGTCGCGCTGTCGGGCGTCCCGTCGTCGAAGAGCTGCTCGGGCAGGTACGTCGTCGGCTCGCAGAGGCTCCCGCCGGGCGAGACGTGCGCGAGCAGGTCGCGGGCGCGCTCGACCATCTCGGCGGCACGGGGGTCGTCGTGCGCCGCGAGCAGCGCGGCGAGCTCCGCGCAGGCGTGCGCCCCCCACGCGGTCGAGACGGTCCACACCTTCTCGGACTCCTGACCCGCCCGTCGCCACCCGTCGCCCTCGTAGCGGGTCAGCCCGGTAATCGCGTCTGTCTCGTGGTACAGCCCGTCGGCGACCGTCTCGACGTGCGAGACCAACCGGTCGAGGCGCTCGTCGTCGACCGCGCCGCCCGCCGTGGCGCCGGTCGCGTCCTCGCCGTCGCCCCCGTCGCCCGCCCGTTCGAGCGCGTCGAACGAGCGGTGCGCGGCCGCGAGCGCCAGCGTCGAGGAGTCGAAGCGGTCGTCGATCCCGCCGTCGACCGTCTCGCGGAGCGCGTAACAGCCGCGCTCGGGCACCCACAGGTCGTCGAGCGCGTCGTACACCTCCCCCGCTCGCTCGCGGGCGTGCGCGGCGATGTCGTCCGGCAACGACGCGGCGCCGGACACGGCGTCGGGGTCGTCGAGCGCGTCGACGGCGAGCCCCTCGCCGTGACGGCCGAGTTCGCTGTACGCCTCCAGGAACGTCGCCGCGGTGTGAGTGAACCGCCCGGCGGAGTCCTCCCACGCGTTCTGACAGACGACCGGGCGGCCGTCGGGTTCGAGCGTCCGGTCGAGACCCGCGAGCGCGGCGACCAAGGCGGCGTCGAGACCGTCGACATCGACGCCGGCCGCTCGCGCGCGAGCGAGGTACGCGACGACGCTCCCGGTCTGGTCGGCCTGGTAGTCCACGTCCGGGCCGTCCTCGATGCGGGCGTTGGCCCACCCGGGCGCGAGCGCGCCGTCACGGGGCCACACCCGGTGCGGCCACGAGCCGTCGGGGCGCTGCGTGGCGACGTACATCCGCGCCGAGCGGGCGTGTCGGTCGTCGAGGTCGACGCCGACCGCGTCCGCGGCGCCGAGCAGGAAGCCGGATATCTCCGCGTCGTCGCGGAACCACGTGTAGCCGTAGCCGCCGGAGGTGGCGTAGAAGGGGTCGAAGTCCGGTCCGGCGATCCGGAGGCCGGACGGCGCGGAGAGCAGCGAGAGGACCCGGAGGTCTGCGACCACGGAGTCGCGAGCGGGCGCCGACTCGGGCACCGACGGGAGCGCGTCGGCGGCCGCGTCGACGAGGGCGTCGACGCTATCGAGGTCGGAAAAGAGCGCGTCGAGGCGGTCGCGGGCCGCCTCGCGGTCGGTCTCCGCTCGGTCCGTCAGGAGCGTAGCGACCGTGGCGACCCCGTCCGAGAAGGGTACGTCGGCGATCACCTCCCCAGAGAGCCGCTCCTCCTCGTACCGGTCGCCGTCGCGGTCGCGGGGGAGGTCGGTCGGGTCGTCGTCGAGCAGTTCGGGGAAGGTCGCCGGCAGCTGGCCGCGGAGGTCAGCGAAGCCGGTCTCGCTCGCGAGGAAGTCGTGCTCGTCGGCGTGGTACACCTCGACGGCGTCCTCGTACCGGAGCTGTCCCACCCTGTCGTCGCGGCCGTCGGGCGCGAAGCGGGCGTAGGCGACGAGCGAGAGGGCGTCGGGGTCGACGTTCGCGTGGCCGTCCTCGCCGGCGTCGACGGACGCGCGGGTGACGTGTGCGTCACCGAGCGTGAGGTCGTGGCGCGTCACCGTCGCGCGCGGCGTCTCGTGGACCGTTTCGACCAGCGCGGTGTCGCCGACGTACCGCTGGGTCGTGTCGGCCTCGTCGAGCCACGTCACCTCGCCGTCGACGGCGAGACCGATCCGCGACCGAACGAGTCCGGTCTGTCCCGTGAGCGGGTAGCCGAAGTCGCGGAGTTCGCCGTCGCCGCCGACGTGGACGAGCCGACCGTCTCCGCCCGAGAATCGGCCGGAGACGGTGCGCCGCTCGCCGGGGAAGCGCGTCCCCTCGCCGGCGTGGCGCTTGTAGTCGTCGAGCGCGTCGCGAAGCTGCATTACGCGAACGCACGCGACCGCTCGTCTTGAACCTTTGGTGTAATTATTATTCATGCGTTCGAATAGCAGAGCCCCTCAAACCGCGGCGCGACGAGAGACGGGGCGTGCGCGAACCCGGTCTCCCGCGGACGACGAGCGTCGCGAGGCCGAGGTTCGGGTCCCGACCGCCGACCTCTCGGTCGAGGATGCCGAGGATGACACCGAGGTCGACCGCGGCTCGCTGTTGTGGCCGCACACCCGGAACCGGCTCGCGCGCGACCCCGGACCGACCCTTATAAGTGCCGCTCGGACCGGAAACGCGTATGGACGACCGGACGCTGACCGACCTCCTCCGTCGCTTCGGACTCTCCGACAAGGAGGTCGACACCTACCTCAGTCTGCTCGAACACGGCGAGGCGAAGGCCAGCACCGTCGCCGACGCGGCGGGCGTCTCGAAGCGGTACGTCTACAGCGTGAGCGAGTCGCTGGCGGAGCGCGGCTTCGTCGAGGTGAACGACCACGTCGTGCCGACGACGATCCGCGCGAACCCGCCGGAGGAGGTGATAGAGCGGCTCCGGTCCGACGTCGACGCGATGCGGCCCGGGCTGGCGGAGCGGTACTCCCGCGTGGAGCGCCAGGCCGAGCAGTTCGAGGTGATCAAGTCGCGGGTCACCGTCCTCAAGCGGATCCGCTCGCTGCTGGAGGACGCTGAGGCCGAGGTGACGCTGTCGCTCACCGTCGGGCAGCTCCCCGAGGTGCGAGACGCGCTCGCGGACGCGGTCGACCGCGGCGTCCTCGTCTTGCTCGTCGTCTCCGACGCGTCGGCGGACCTCGACGCGGACGGCCCCGCGCTGTCGGGGGTCGCGAACGTCGTCCGGACCTGGGGAGAGGCGATGCCGACGCTCCTCACCGTCGACTCCGCGGCCGGCGTCGTCGCCCCGCCGGAGCTCCTCCGGCAGTCGACGACCGACCGGCAGGCGATCGCGTTCGCACAGGAGCAGCTCGCGCCGGTGATCGTCGGCTCGTTCCTCGGGAACTACTGGCCCGCCGCGACCGAGGTCCGCGTCGCCGACTCGGCGCCGCTCCCGGTCGAGTACACGAACTTCAGACACACCGTCCTCCAGGCGACGCTCCGGCTCCGCGCCGGCGACCCGCCGCGAGTGACCGTCGGCGGCCGGCGGACGGACGACGACGAACCGGTCGACGTCGTCGGCCACGTCGTCGAGACGAGACAGGGGATGGTGGAGCCGACGAACAACGAGTTCCCGGTCGAACACTCGCTCGTCGTCGAGACCGACGACGGCGACCTCACCGTCGGCGGACAGGGCGCGTTCGTCGAGGACGTCGAGGCCGACCTCGTCCGGATCGAATCGGACGCGGAGTGAGGCGAGCGTCTACGGGTCCCCGTCGATGACGGCCGCGACGCCCCCGTCCCGCCCGCCGTCGGCGTCGGGTCAGGCGGCCGGGAGCGTTCTCGCCCCCTCGTCGGGGTCGAACGCCGGCCCGCCGCGGTAGCCACGCCGCGCCGCGAACGGCTTCACCGCGACGAACCCGACCGGCGCGCCGGTCGGGCCGCACTCCTGCCA
This window harbors:
- a CDS encoding TrmB family transcriptional regulator sugar-binding domain-containing protein, whose product is MDDRTLTDLLRRFGLSDKEVDTYLSLLEHGEAKASTVADAAGVSKRYVYSVSESLAERGFVEVNDHVVPTTIRANPPEEVIERLRSDVDAMRPGLAERYSRVERQAEQFEVIKSRVTVLKRIRSLLEDAEAEVTLSLTVGQLPEVRDALADAVDRGVLVLLVVSDASADLDADGPALSGVANVVRTWGEAMPTLLTVDSAAGVVAPPELLRQSTTDRQAIAFAQEQLAPVIVGSFLGNYWPAATEVRVADSAPLPVEYTNFRHTVLQATLRLRAGDPPRVTVGGRRTDDDEPVDVVGHVVETRQGMVEPTNNEFPVEHSLVVETDDGDLTVGGQGAFVEDVEADLVRIESDAE
- a CDS encoding TRAM domain-containing protein, translating into MEISEKLLCLFSAEVRETDDGEFVVDVPKRETDTGPLEPGETYRVALVARDGSADAAADETDDSASQSDDGPQPPVEPGEMRYVEIEDLGKQGDGIARVERGYVIIVPDTEVGERVKIEVTEVKSNFAVGEVVEEAV
- a CDS encoding DUF5788 family protein, translated to MKEYERKQLLERVNREASTVGVEIPESIEIQGEAIDLRSFVFEIKRRDSVPPGERDRVDRAKRNLRRERLDRLEPIEENEVSREEGERLASSVIGIDRALEALEGLEAPDPETEAKRQEAADRKRWMNFLKKALGRDDAGGGRTGP
- a CDS encoding glucan 1,4-alpha-glucosidase, which produces MQLRDALDDYKRHAGEGTRFPGERRTVSGRFSGGDGRLVHVGGDGELRDFGYPLTGQTGLVRSRIGLAVDGEVTWLDEADTTQRYVGDTALVETVHETPRATVTRHDLTLGDAHVTRASVDAGEDGHANVDPDALSLVAYARFAPDGRDDRVGQLRYEDAVEVYHADEHDFLASETGFADLRGQLPATFPELLDDDPTDLPRDRDGDRYEEERLSGEVIADVPFSDGVATVATLLTDRAETDREAARDRLDALFSDLDSVDALVDAAADALPSVPESAPARDSVVADLRVLSLLSAPSGLRIAGPDFDPFYATSGGYGYTWFRDDAEISGFLLGAADAVGVDLDDRHARSARMYVATQRPDGSWPHRVWPRDGALAPGWANARIEDGPDVDYQADQTGSVVAYLARARAAGVDVDGLDAALVAALAGLDRTLEPDGRPVVCQNAWEDSAGRFTHTAATFLEAYSELGRHGEGLAVDALDDPDAVSGAASLPDDIAAHARERAGEVYDALDDLWVPERGCYALRETVDGGIDDRFDSSTLALAAAHRSFDALERAGDGGDGEDATGATAGGAVDDERLDRLVSHVETVADGLYHETDAITGLTRYEGDGWRRAGQESEKVWTVSTAWGAHACAELAALLAAHDDPRAAEMVERARDLLAHVSPGGSLCEPTTYLPEQLFDDGTPDSATPLGWPHAIRLATVALLDDEIPRFTDRAPADD
- a CDS encoding Rieske 2Fe-2S domain-containing protein is translated as MDEARRIAGVEEVPEESTLLATLRPVDPESVDEGEGDAGESEDGTPEVEAILTRAAGEVRAFRNHCQHWTDVRLDKDDGAFVRDGEVFCQKHGATFEADGGYCNFGPCEGAVLESVPVAVADGAVYLDDDAYEFVRIGPASRDDDAGDSRIDFTGN
- a CDS encoding YkgJ family cysteine cluster protein encodes the protein MQSLESELAAARDLDVADLADAIESIGFECTRCGGCCTGYAPGEPGGAPPGEGVDETEEAAPDRDSDDRDSDDREPHTATVFPDEVRRVADAAADRFDGSYDWRDVARPMPFGLDADGDGEPAGETFEWALATDDCGDCTFYEESDGRGACTVHDARPLICRTYPFSVALDGTSQPMGEAVDESGVVRAHECEGLGRDISREDAEELAAALKERAVRELEEAIGVRDGYDPSASDRVDGDIVVFDSEGPKEADGTPVDGD